In a single window of the Sediminicoccus sp. KRV36 genome:
- a CDS encoding DEAD/DEAH box helicase, whose translation MDEAAAPIAASAPEHAESEPATEDAAQDEEDAEPEAPRTTFADLGLSDELLRAVTESGYIHPTPIQEQAIPIVLMGRDVMGCAQTGTGKTASFTLPMMDILSGSRAKARMPRSLILEPTRELALQVAEQFVKYGKYLNLNHALLIGGESMNDQRDVLEKGVDVLIATPGRLLDLFDRGRILMADCKLLVIDEADRMLDMGFIPDVERIVGMLPPLRQTLFFSATMAPEIRRLADAFLRNPKEITVSRPASVATTITTGVLYVQERDKREALRRLIRREQVQNALIFCNRKIEVDVLYKSLKRHGFSVGALHGDMDQSARFATLNAFKANEIRLLVCSDVAARGLDIGGLSHVFNFDVPFHSEDYVHRIGRTGRAGREGHAYTIATADDGKLVQAIEKLTGGVIPRMEVEGLDLVTEAEIAEAATRRRGRGGARPGGKPEPARAGRGGRDRGETRGRGPREDRPRTDSAEAAPSVAEPREAAPREDRPRRDDRPRGRDRGEAAPPREARPPRDEARRDEARRDEAPRPRRDEAPRPRDREDAPRARDRDDSPRARDRDDSPRARDRDDMGPSVRGFGDSIPAFMLIPIPRPKRPVAEAPVAEAIVADSPAEFVGEPVQDADAAA comes from the coding sequence ATGGACGAGGCCGCGGCGCCGATCGCAGCCAGCGCCCCGGAACATGCCGAGTCCGAACCTGCCACGGAAGACGCGGCGCAGGACGAAGAAGACGCCGAGCCCGAGGCCCCGCGCACCACCTTCGCCGATCTCGGCCTGTCCGATGAGTTGCTGCGCGCCGTGACCGAGAGCGGCTACATCCATCCCACCCCGATCCAGGAGCAGGCGATCCCCATCGTGCTGATGGGCCGGGACGTGATGGGCTGCGCGCAGACCGGCACCGGCAAGACCGCCAGCTTCACCCTGCCGATGATGGACATCCTCTCGGGCAGCCGGGCCAAGGCGCGCATGCCGCGCAGCCTGATCCTGGAGCCGACGCGGGAATTGGCGCTCCAGGTCGCCGAGCAATTCGTGAAGTATGGCAAGTATCTCAACCTGAACCACGCGCTGCTGATCGGCGGCGAAAGCATGAATGACCAGCGCGATGTGCTGGAGAAGGGCGTGGACGTCCTCATCGCGACGCCAGGCCGCCTGCTTGATCTGTTCGACCGTGGCCGCATCCTGATGGCCGATTGCAAGCTGCTGGTGATTGATGAAGCCGACCGCATGCTGGACATGGGCTTCATCCCCGATGTCGAGCGGATCGTCGGCATGCTGCCGCCGCTGCGGCAGACGCTGTTCTTCTCCGCCACCATGGCGCCGGAAATCCGCCGCCTGGCCGATGCCTTCCTGCGCAACCCGAAGGAGATCACCGTCAGCCGGCCGGCCTCGGTCGCGACGACGATCACCACTGGCGTCCTCTATGTGCAGGAACGCGACAAGCGTGAGGCGCTGCGCCGCCTGATCCGCCGTGAGCAGGTGCAGAACGCGCTGATCTTCTGCAACCGCAAGATCGAGGTGGACGTCCTCTACAAGTCGCTCAAGCGGCACGGCTTCTCGGTCGGCGCGCTGCATGGCGACATGGACCAGTCCGCCCGCTTCGCGACGTTGAACGCCTTCAAGGCCAATGAAATCCGCCTGCTGGTCTGCTCCGATGTGGCAGCGCGCGGCCTGGATATTGGCGGCCTGTCGCACGTCTTCAATTTCGACGTGCCCTTCCACTCCGAGGATTACGTCCACCGCATCGGCCGCACCGGCCGCGCCGGGCGCGAGGGCCATGCCTACACCATCGCGACGGCCGATGACGGCAAGCTGGTCCAGGCCATCGAAAAGCTGACCGGCGGCGTCATCCCGCGCATGGAAGTCGAAGGCCTCGACCTGGTGACCGAGGCCGAAATCGCCGAGGCGGCCACGCGCCGCCGCGGTCGTGGTGGCGCACGCCCCGGCGGCAAGCCGGAGCCCGCCCGCGCCGGTCGTGGTGGGCGTGATCGCGGGGAGACCCGTGGCCGCGGCCCGCGCGAGGATCGCCCCCGCACTGACAGCGCCGAAGCAGCGCCGAGCGTGGCAGAACCGCGCGAGGCCGCCCCGCGCGAAGACCGCCCCCGCCGCGATGATCGGCCCCGAGGCCGTGACCGTGGCGAGGCCGCCCCGCCACGAGAGGCCCGCCCGCCGCGTGACGAAGCCCGGCGCGACGAAGCCCGGCGCGACGAGGCCCCGCGTCCGCGCCGTGACGAAGCACCGCGCCCGCGTGACCGCGAGGATGCCCCCCGCGCGCGTGACCGCGACGATTCTCCCCGCGCGCGTGACCGCGACGACTCGCCTCGCGCGCGTGACCGCGACGACATGGGCCCCTCCGTGCGTGGCTTCGGCGACAGCATCCCCGCCTTCATGCTGATCCCCATCCCCCGCCCCAAGCGGCCCGTCGCTGAAGCGCCAGTCGCCGAGGCAATCGTCGCGGACAGCCCGGCCGAATTCGTCGGCGAACCCGTTCAGGATGCCGACGCGGCGGCCTGA
- a CDS encoding c-type cytochrome: MRLPVLWGLMALLCVPAWAQGPNAQLERGRYLVEVVGHCGNCHASRAPDGQPIAGRGLAGGWVMQEGPMRAVVPNITPDRETGIGNWTQAQIIAAIREGRRPDGTPIGWPMPIDFYAGISDADVAAMAAYLRSVPPVRNAVAGRSSYPFPVPAHPAVASVPPPADNPVARGAYLAGPIAHCLDCHSGRGPDMRIIPGREGAQGLSFTGPWGTVVARNLTPSTSTGIGNWSLAQFTRALREEIGGDGRPLMPPMGRGRVWAAMTDRDIADLFAYFRSLPPLD, encoded by the coding sequence ATGCGTCTGCCGGTGCTTTGGGGCCTGATGGCCCTGCTTTGCGTGCCCGCCTGGGCGCAAGGACCAAACGCCCAGCTGGAGCGCGGCCGCTACCTGGTCGAGGTTGTCGGCCATTGCGGCAATTGCCACGCAAGCCGGGCGCCGGATGGCCAGCCCATCGCCGGGCGGGGTCTCGCCGGCGGGTGGGTGATGCAGGAGGGCCCGATGCGGGCCGTCGTGCCCAACATTACGCCCGACCGGGAAACCGGCATCGGCAACTGGACCCAAGCCCAGATCATCGCGGCCATCCGTGAGGGCCGGCGGCCCGATGGCACCCCAATCGGCTGGCCGATGCCGATTGATTTCTACGCCGGCATTTCCGACGCTGATGTGGCCGCCATGGCCGCCTATCTGCGCAGCGTGCCGCCCGTGCGCAACGCCGTGGCCGGGCGCTCCAGCTATCCCTTCCCCGTGCCGGCGCATCCCGCCGTCGCCTCGGTGCCGCCGCCGGCCGACAATCCCGTCGCGCGCGGCGCCTACCTCGCCGGCCCCATCGCCCATTGCCTGGATTGCCATTCGGGCCGCGGGCCGGACATGCGCATCATCCCGGGGCGGGAGGGTGCGCAGGGCCTCTCCTTCACGGGCCCCTGGGGCACGGTGGTGGCACGGAACCTGACCCCGAGTACCAGCACGGGCATCGGCAACTGGAGTCTCGCGCAATTCACCCGGGCGCTGCGCGAGGAGATCGGCGGCGATGGCCGGCCCCTGATGCCACCCATGGGGCGCGGACGGGTCTGGGCCGCGATGACGGATCGGGACATCGCCGATCTCTTCGCCTATTTCCGCAGCTTGCCGCCGCTGGACTGA
- a CDS encoding acyl-CoA dehydrogenase: MNVVSPAIKSKPAPFQWDDAFLLDEQLTEDERMIRDAARAFCQDKLMPGVLMANRHETFDRSIMNAFGEQGFLGATLEGYGCAGVSYVAYGLMAREVERVDSGYRSAFSVQSSLVMFPIHAYGSEAQKQKFLPKLRMGEWVGCFGLTEPDAGSDPSSMRTRAKKVDGGWLVSGSKTWITNSPIADVCLVWAKDDEGTLGGFLLERGMKGLTTPKIEGKFSLRPSITGMIMMDEVFVPDENRLPGVRSLAGPFSCLNRARYGIAWGVLGAAEFCMHAARDYTLNRKMFGKPLAQTQLIQKKLADMETEITLGLQAALRVGRLFDEGKAAPEMISLIKRNNCGKSLDIARMSRDMHGGNGIVDEYHVIRHVMNLETVNTYEGTHDVHALILGRAITGLNAFG; this comes from the coding sequence ATGAACGTCGTCTCCCCCGCCATCAAGTCGAAGCCCGCGCCCTTTCAGTGGGACGACGCCTTCCTGCTGGACGAGCAACTCACCGAAGATGAGCGCATGATCCGCGATGCGGCCCGCGCCTTCTGCCAGGACAAGCTGATGCCCGGCGTGCTGATGGCCAACCGGCATGAGACCTTCGATCGCTCCATCATGAATGCCTTTGGCGAGCAGGGTTTCCTGGGCGCCACGCTGGAAGGCTATGGCTGCGCCGGCGTTTCCTATGTCGCCTACGGGCTGATGGCGCGGGAGGTGGAGCGCGTGGATAGCGGCTACCGCTCTGCCTTCTCCGTGCAGTCCAGCCTGGTGATGTTCCCGATCCACGCCTATGGCTCCGAGGCGCAAAAACAAAAGTTCCTGCCGAAGCTGCGCATGGGCGAGTGGGTCGGCTGCTTCGGCCTGACCGAGCCGGATGCGGGTTCGGACCCCTCCTCGATGCGCACGCGCGCGAAGAAGGTGGATGGCGGCTGGCTGGTCTCCGGCTCCAAGACCTGGATCACCAATTCCCCCATCGCCGATGTCTGCCTGGTCTGGGCGAAGGATGATGAGGGCACGCTCGGAGGGTTCCTCCTGGAGCGCGGGATGAAAGGGCTGACCACGCCGAAAATTGAAGGAAAATTCTCGCTCCGCCCCTCCATCACCGGCATGATCATGATGGATGAGGTCTTCGTCCCCGATGAGAACCGCCTGCCCGGCGTGCGCTCGCTGGCCGGGCCCTTCTCCTGCCTCAACCGCGCGCGCTACGGCATCGCCTGGGGCGTGCTGGGTGCGGCGGAATTCTGCATGCATGCGGCGCGTGACTACACGCTGAACCGCAAGATGTTCGGCAAGCCGCTGGCCCAGACGCAGCTCATCCAGAAGAAGCTGGCGGATATGGAGACCGAGATCACCCTCGGCTTGCAGGCAGCACTTCGCGTCGGCCGCCTGTTTGACGAAGGCAAGGCCGCGCCCGAGATGATCAGCCTGATCAAGCGCAACAATTGCGGCAAGTCGCTCGACATCGCGCGGATGAGCCGCGACATGCATGGCGGCAACGGGATCGTGGACGAGTATCACGTCATCCGCCACGTCATGAATCTCGAGACGGTGAACACCTATGAGGGCACGCATGATGTGCATGCGCTGATCCTCGGCCGCGCCATCACCGGGCTGAACGCCTTCGGGTAG
- a CDS encoding class I SAM-dependent RNA methyltransferase — MLELTVTQMGAGGDGIAPLPDGGSAFISFTLPGDRVAARQTTKDRAALDRVITPSPERVEAPCRHFTICGGCSLQHWADAPYAEWKRGRLAEALSRAGYPEAAVAPMVATPRAVRQRADLGLERLPDGRVEIGFHERGATNLVPMRECHVLLPALVALLPALQDALRGLNALKRLGSAVINMLDSGPDILLRTDAPLSMPDRKLLAEFAARVGIPRIAWEGKGGPAEVAAQVNPVRHKLSGITVSPPPGAFLQASAEGEAAIIAAVLAGLPKKMSPRARIADLYAGIGTLSFPLAARHLVQAYEGDAASAEALRGSAHAGQVSRLLGERRDLVRQPLLPAELKNFAAVVLDPPFAGAPEQVAQIARSKLPHVIYVSCSPAALGRDAAVLHEAGFGLVSAVPVDQFLWSPHLESVVVFAR; from the coding sequence ATGCTCGAACTCACGGTCACGCAGATGGGCGCTGGCGGCGACGGCATCGCACCGCTTCCGGATGGCGGTTCGGCCTTCATCTCCTTCACACTCCCGGGGGATCGCGTCGCGGCGCGGCAGACCACGAAGGACCGCGCCGCACTGGACCGCGTGATCACGCCCAGCCCGGAGCGCGTCGAGGCCCCTTGCCGGCACTTCACCATCTGCGGCGGTTGTTCGCTCCAGCATTGGGCCGATGCGCCCTATGCCGAATGGAAACGCGGACGCCTGGCTGAAGCCCTTTCGCGCGCGGGCTACCCCGAGGCCGCGGTGGCGCCCATGGTCGCGACGCCGCGCGCCGTGCGCCAGCGCGCGGATCTGGGGCTGGAGCGCCTGCCGGATGGGCGGGTCGAGATCGGCTTCCACGAACGTGGCGCCACCAACCTGGTGCCCATGCGCGAATGCCATGTGCTGCTGCCCGCGCTGGTGGCGTTGCTGCCGGCCCTGCAGGATGCGCTGCGGGGGCTGAATGCGCTGAAGCGCCTGGGCTCGGCCGTCATCAACATGCTGGATTCCGGCCCGGATATCCTGCTGCGCACCGATGCGCCGCTTTCCATGCCCGACCGCAAGCTGCTGGCCGAATTCGCCGCACGCGTCGGAATTCCGCGCATCGCCTGGGAGGGCAAGGGCGGCCCGGCGGAGGTGGCGGCCCAGGTGAACCCGGTGCGGCACAAGCTCTCGGGCATCACCGTCTCGCCACCGCCTGGCGCCTTCCTGCAGGCCAGCGCCGAGGGCGAGGCCGCGATCATCGCCGCCGTCCTGGCCGGGCTGCCGAAGAAGATGTCGCCCCGCGCGCGCATCGCGGATCTCTACGCCGGCATCGGCACCCTCTCCTTTCCGCTGGCGGCGCGCCATCTGGTCCAGGCCTATGAGGGGGATGCAGCCTCGGCCGAGGCGCTGCGCGGTTCGGCCCATGCCGGCCAGGTCTCGCGCCTGCTGGGTGAGCGGCGGGACCTGGTGCGGCAACCCCTGCTGCCGGCCGAGCTCAAGAACTTCGCCGCCGTCGTGCTCGACCCCCCCTTCGCCGGCGCGCCGGAACAGGTGGCGCAGATCGCCCGCAGCAAGCTGCCGCATGTCATCTACGTCTCGTGCAGCCCGGCGGCGCTGGGGCGGGATGCGGCCGTGCTGCATGAGGCGGGCTTCGGGCTGGTCTCGGCCGTGCCGGTGGATCAGTTCCTGTGGTCGCCTCATTTGGAGAGTGTGGTTGTCTTTGCCCGCTGA
- a CDS encoding MBL fold metallo-hydrolase, whose product MLTTDRRMLFAGSAALATALALPAAAQQAAAPAAAQPATQAPGFYRFKVGAWTITTVHDGFFRRPVENFVRNAPLDDVRAVLADSFMPGDQLTIPFTITFAQRGDTFVVFDAGNGVTAATATNGRMIANMAAAGIDPARITHVIHSHFHGDHINGLLNAENGRAFPNAEVIVPAPEWAWWADEGNTTRSPEGQRPTFANAARRFAPYQGRVRQITPGGEVLPGITSIAAYGHTPGHTIFRIADGAEQMIFLADTMNRPEIMARRPEWQIVFDFDGDAAATGRRRILDMVATDRVRVTGYHFPFPANGYFARHVSGGVQGFMFVPADWSSAV is encoded by the coding sequence ATGCTGACAACCGACCGCCGCATGCTGTTCGCCGGCTCCGCCGCCCTCGCCACCGCGCTGGCCCTGCCCGCCGCCGCCCAGCAGGCCGCCGCCCCGGCAGCAGCCCAGCCGGCCACGCAGGCCCCTGGCTTTTATCGCTTCAAGGTGGGCGCCTGGACCATCACGACGGTGCATGATGGCTTCTTTCGCCGCCCGGTGGAGAACTTCGTGCGCAATGCGCCGCTGGACGATGTCCGCGCCGTCCTGGCGGACAGCTTCATGCCTGGCGACCAGCTGACCATTCCCTTCACCATCACCTTCGCCCAGCGCGGCGATACCTTCGTGGTGTTCGATGCCGGCAATGGCGTCACCGCCGCAACGGCGACCAATGGCCGGATGATCGCCAACATGGCCGCCGCCGGCATCGACCCCGCGCGGATCACCCACGTCATCCACAGCCATTTCCATGGCGACCACATCAACGGCCTGCTCAATGCCGAGAATGGCCGCGCCTTCCCGAATGCCGAGGTCATCGTCCCCGCGCCGGAATGGGCCTGGTGGGCGGATGAGGGCAACACGACCCGCAGCCCAGAAGGCCAGCGCCCGACCTTCGCCAATGCGGCGCGCCGCTTCGCCCCCTACCAGGGCCGCGTGCGCCAGATCACGCCGGGTGGCGAGGTGCTGCCGGGCATCACCTCCATCGCCGCCTATGGGCATACGCCAGGGCACACCATCTTCCGGATCGCGGATGGCGCGGAGCAGATGATCTTCCTGGCCGATACGATGAACCGCCCGGAAATCATGGCCCGCCGCCCGGAATGGCAGATCGTCTTCGATTTTGACGGCGATGCCGCCGCCACCGGTCGCCGCCGCATCCTGGACATGGTGGCGACGGACCGCGTTCGCGTGACGGGCTACCACTTCCCCTTCCCGGCCAATGGGTACTTCGCGCGCCATGTCTCGGGCGGCGTGCAGGGCTTCATGTTCGTGCCCGCCGATTGGTCCAGCGCCGTCTGA
- a CDS encoding MBL fold metallo-hydrolase: MTERRHLLVASAALLAAPALIGRARAQTAAPAGPAQAPGFYRFRVGSFIATTVWDGFAPRQNPGTGWITNADQAAVEGALRDAMLSTTRLDNPFIVTFLETPAGLTMFDSGTGGQLAPTAGRMRENLTAAGIDPARVTRIVVSHFHGDHITGLTTAENVALFPNAQVFVPEVEWAFWADASNESRVPQAQRSTFANVTRRFGPYQGKIERFAAGAEILPGVRAVAAYGHTPGHTIFHVADGTEQLFVTADTSSRPELFLRNPGWSSIFDIDGPTATASRVAIFTRIAAERARMTAYHFPFPANGFIQRMGDGFRFVPADWSNAI, translated from the coding sequence ATGACAGAACGCCGTCACCTGCTTGTTGCCAGCGCTGCCTTGCTCGCTGCCCCGGCCTTGATCGGCCGGGCGCGGGCTCAAACCGCGGCGCCAGCCGGCCCAGCCCAGGCCCCGGGGTTTTATCGCTTCCGGGTGGGCAGCTTTATTGCCACCACCGTGTGGGATGGCTTCGCCCCGCGCCAGAATCCAGGCACCGGCTGGATCACCAATGCCGACCAGGCCGCCGTCGAGGGTGCGTTGCGGGACGCGATGCTCTCCACCACGCGGCTGGACAATCCCTTCATCGTGACCTTCCTGGAGACGCCCGCCGGCCTCACCATGTTCGACAGCGGCACGGGCGGGCAATTGGCGCCCACCGCCGGCAGGATGCGGGAGAATCTCACCGCCGCCGGAATTGATCCCGCGCGGGTGACGCGAATCGTGGTCAGCCATTTCCACGGCGATCACATCACCGGGCTGACCACGGCCGAGAATGTCGCGCTGTTCCCCAACGCGCAGGTCTTTGTTCCTGAGGTGGAATGGGCGTTCTGGGCCGATGCCAGCAACGAATCCCGCGTGCCGCAGGCGCAGCGCAGCACCTTCGCCAATGTGACGCGCCGCTTTGGCCCTTATCAGGGCAAGATCGAGCGCTTCGCGGCCGGGGCGGAAATCCTGCCGGGCGTGCGCGCCGTGGCCGCCTATGGCCACACGCCCGGCCACACGATCTTCCATGTGGCCGATGGCACGGAGCAGCTTTTCGTCACCGCCGATACCTCTTCCCGCCCCGAGCTCTTCCTGCGCAATCCTGGTTGGAGCAGCATCTTCGACATTGACGGGCCGACCGCGACCGCCAGCCGCGTGGCCATCTTCACCCGCATCGCGGCCGAGCGCGCGCGGATGACGGCATATCATTTCCCCTTCCCGGCCAATGGCTTCATCCAGCGCATGGGGGATGGCTTCCGCTTCGTGCCGGCGGATTGGAGCAATGCCATTTGA